A genomic stretch from Bacillota bacterium includes:
- a CDS encoding electron transfer flavoprotein subunit alpha, translating into MAGDMSDLIRVLADLCTGCEACVGVCPTGAIQMREGTARIGDACNLCRACVSACPAEAIEVVVTGRGEVGEGQGVWVFVEHRRGQVAPVVYELLGQARRLAESLGTQVTAILAGEGVAPLAAELVARGADGVLVVEDPALGDLREEPVTTALADLVGERKPEIFLFGATALGRSLAPRLAARLGTGLTADCTGLDIDPERRVLVQTRPAFGGNLMAVVVCPRHRPQMATARPRVFRSLAPDPSRQGEVVTFPVDGSRLLGRTRLLEYAEEVIETVKLEDADIIVSGGRGLGGPEHFQLLFELARLLGGAVGASRAAVDAGWIPYYHQVGQTGKTVAPKVYIAVGISGAIQHLAGMNSADVIVAINKNPQAPIFKVANYGIVGDLFAVIPALIEGIKRRRS; encoded by the coding sequence ATGGCGGGAGACATGAGCGATCTCATCCGGGTGCTGGCCGACCTCTGCACCGGGTGTGAGGCCTGTGTGGGAGTCTGCCCCACGGGGGCCATCCAGATGCGGGAGGGGACTGCCCGCATCGGTGACGCCTGCAACCTGTGTCGGGCCTGCGTGTCCGCCTGCCCGGCGGAAGCCATCGAGGTGGTGGTGACGGGGCGGGGGGAAGTGGGCGAAGGCCAGGGGGTGTGGGTGTTCGTGGAACACCGGCGGGGCCAGGTGGCCCCGGTGGTGTATGAGCTGCTGGGGCAGGCCCGCCGCCTGGCGGAAAGCCTGGGGACGCAGGTGACGGCGATACTGGCCGGGGAGGGCGTGGCCCCCCTGGCGGCCGAACTGGTCGCGCGGGGGGCGGACGGGGTGCTGGTGGTGGAGGACCCCGCCCTGGGTGATTTGCGCGAGGAGCCGGTTACCACCGCCCTGGCGGACCTGGTAGGGGAACGCAAGCCCGAGATCTTCCTGTTCGGCGCCACTGCCCTGGGGCGCTCCCTGGCCCCCCGGCTGGCCGCCCGGCTGGGCACGGGGCTCACCGCCGACTGCACGGGGCTGGACATCGACCCCGAGCGCCGCGTACTGGTGCAGACACGGCCCGCCTTTGGGGGCAACCTCATGGCGGTGGTGGTGTGCCCGCGCCACCGGCCCCAGATGGCCACCGCCCGTCCCCGGGTGTTCCGTTCCCTGGCCCCCGACCCCTCCCGGCAGGGCGAGGTGGTCACCTTCCCGGTGGACGGGTCCCGGCTCCTCGGACGCACCCGCCTGCTGGAGTATGCCGAGGAAGTCATCGAGACGGTGAAGCTGGAGGACGCCGACATCATCGTGTCTGGGGGACGGGGCCTGGGTGGGCCCGAGCATTTCCAGTTACTCTTCGAGCTGGCGCGCCTGCTGGGCGGGGCGGTGGGGGCCTCGCGGGCGGCGGTAGACGCGGGGTGGATCCCCTACTACCACCAGGTGGGCCAGACGGGCAAGACGGTGGCACCCAAAGTGTACATTGCGGTGGGGATCTCCGGTGCCATCCAGCACCTGGCGGGGATGAATTCTGCCGACGTCATCGTGGCCATCAACAAGAACCCCCAGGCCCCCATCTTCAAGGTGGCCAACTACGGCATCGTGGGAGACCTGTTTGCCGTGATCCCGGCTCTCATCGAGGGTATAAAGCGAAGGAGGTCGTGA
- a CDS encoding electron transfer flavoprotein subunit beta/FixA family protein: MKIIVLIKQVPESTEVRINPETNTLIREGVKSVVNPFDTYALEEGVLIKERLGGTVVVMTMGPPQAREALQDAIALGGDEAILLSDRAFAGADTLATSRALAAAVRRLEPYDLIICGKQAIDGDTAQVGPEVAELLDIPHVTYVRRIRELEPGRAVLERMVEGAVETVEMSLPGLITVVKDINQPRIPSLKGIMKARRTTIPVWTPADVGLPEEVLGLRGSPTTVEKIFVPQVERRGEMIEGSPEEVAEVLLSRLQSVGVL, from the coding sequence GTGAAGATCATCGTTCTCATCAAGCAGGTTCCCGAGAGCACCGAGGTGCGCATCAACCCGGAAACCAACACCCTCATCAGGGAAGGGGTGAAGAGCGTCGTCAACCCCTTCGACACCTATGCCCTGGAGGAGGGCGTGCTGATTAAGGAGCGCCTGGGGGGCACGGTGGTGGTGATGACCATGGGCCCGCCGCAGGCGCGGGAGGCCCTGCAGGATGCCATCGCCCTGGGTGGGGACGAGGCCATCCTGCTTTCCGACCGGGCCTTCGCGGGAGCCGACACCCTGGCCACCTCGCGGGCGCTGGCGGCGGCCGTGCGCAGGCTGGAGCCGTATGACCTCATCATCTGCGGCAAGCAGGCCATCGACGGCGACACCGCCCAGGTGGGTCCCGAGGTGGCAGAGCTCCTGGACATCCCCCACGTCACCTACGTGCGCAGGATCAGGGAACTGGAGCCCGGGCGCGCCGTGCTGGAACGCATGGTGGAGGGTGCTGTGGAAACCGTGGAGATGTCGTTGCCTGGCCTGATCACGGTGGTGAAGGATATCAACCAGCCCCGCATCCCCTCCCTGAAGGGGATCATGAAGGCGCGCCGCACCACCATTCCGGTGTGGACCCCGGCCGACGTGGGTCTCCCCGAGGAGGTGCTGGGGCTGCGCGGTTCCCCCACCACGGTGGAGAAGATATTTGTCCCCCAGGTGGAGCGGCGGGGCGAGATGATCGAGGGTTCCCCCGAGGAAGTGGCAGAGGTCCTGCTCTCCCGGCTGCAATCGGTCGGTGTACTATAG
- a CDS encoding acyl-CoA dehydrogenase family protein, which translates to MEYFLTDEQKMIKDLARRVARERILPVAAELDEREEFPSQLREWFGETDLMGVAIPEEYGGLGGGVLETCLAVEEISWACPGVATSYAANWLGIMPLLLAGSEEQKQRYIRAVAGGEKLAAFCLTEAEAGSDAGAIRTTARRDGDFYVLEGTKQWITNGGEADIYTVIALTAPEKGPRGASCFVVEKGTPGLGFGRKEKKMGIRASATREVVFTECRVPATQLVGREGQGFAIAIRTLDRARPGVGAQAVGLAQGALDRALAYARQRVQFGKPIITFQAIGHMLADMATQVEAARALVYATARTVDAGVKDFAKESAMAKLFASDVAMRVTTDAVQILGGYGYMRDYPVEKLMRDAKITQIYEGTNQIQRNVIAQELLRESARKG; encoded by the coding sequence CCTGCCGGTGGCGGCCGAGCTGGACGAGCGGGAGGAGTTCCCGTCCCAGCTGCGGGAGTGGTTCGGGGAAACCGACCTCATGGGGGTGGCCATCCCGGAGGAGTACGGCGGCCTGGGCGGAGGGGTGCTGGAGACGTGCCTGGCCGTGGAAGAGATATCGTGGGCCTGCCCGGGCGTGGCCACGTCCTATGCCGCCAACTGGCTGGGGATCATGCCCCTCCTGCTGGCGGGCAGCGAGGAGCAAAAGCAGAGGTACATCCGCGCCGTCGCCGGGGGGGAGAAGCTGGCCGCCTTCTGCCTCACCGAGGCGGAGGCGGGGTCCGACGCGGGAGCCATCCGCACCACCGCCCGGCGGGACGGAGACTTCTACGTGCTGGAAGGCACCAAGCAGTGGATCACCAACGGCGGTGAAGCCGACATCTACACCGTCATCGCCCTCACCGCCCCCGAAAAGGGGCCGCGGGGGGCCAGTTGCTTTGTGGTGGAGAAGGGTACGCCGGGACTGGGATTCGGTCGCAAGGAGAAGAAGATGGGCATCCGGGCTTCCGCCACCCGAGAGGTGGTTTTCACCGAATGCCGGGTCCCGGCCACTCAGCTGGTGGGCCGCGAGGGACAGGGCTTCGCCATCGCCATCCGCACCCTGGACCGGGCCCGGCCGGGCGTGGGGGCGCAGGCGGTGGGGCTGGCCCAGGGGGCCCTGGACCGGGCTCTGGCCTATGCCCGCCAGCGGGTGCAGTTCGGCAAGCCCATCATCACCTTCCAGGCCATCGGGCACATGCTGGCCGACATGGCCACCCAGGTTGAGGCGGCCCGGGCCCTCGTGTACGCCACGGCCCGCACCGTCGACGCCGGGGTGAAGGATTTCGCCAAGGAATCGGCCATGGCCAAGCTTTTCGCTTCCGACGTGGCCATGCGGGTTACCACCGATGCCGTCCAGATCCTGGGCGGTTACGGCTACATGCGCGACTACCCCGTGGAGAAGCTCATGCGGGACGCCAAGATCACCCAGATCTACGAGGGCACCAACCAGATCCAGCGTAACGTGATCGCCCAGGAACTGCTGCGCGAGAGCGCCCGGAAGGGGTGA